A window of the Syntrophothermus lipocalidus DSM 12680 genome harbors these coding sequences:
- a CDS encoding DUF881 domain-containing protein, whose amino-acid sequence MKKESIASIALVCIILGFMLAVQFKTTAANPNNISTARAQDLTEQLEKITKERDALADELASLREKLAQTNKRDQAINALTEELTRANVLAGLVPVKGPGIIVTLTDSSQPLQPTDNPNLYLVHDEDLLRLVNELRAGGAEAIAVNDQRLVSNSEIRCAGPTILVNTTKIAPPFVIKAIGDPQLLESSIRMKGGWLETLETWGIKSQVKVMQTIEIPAYKGPLDFQYAVPQTKS is encoded by the coding sequence TTGAAAAAGGAATCAATTGCTTCGATTGCCTTGGTTTGCATCATCCTGGGGTTTATGCTGGCTGTTCAGTTTAAGACTACGGCCGCTAATCCGAACAATATCTCCACGGCGAGAGCCCAGGACCTCACAGAACAACTGGAGAAGATTACAAAAGAAAGAGACGCGTTAGCCGACGAACTGGCTTCCTTAAGAGAAAAATTGGCGCAAACCAACAAACGAGACCAGGCTATCAATGCGCTCACCGAGGAGCTGACGAGGGCGAATGTTTTAGCCGGATTGGTGCCGGTAAAAGGCCCAGGGATAATCGTAACCTTGACTGACAGTTCTCAGCCGTTGCAGCCTACGGATAATCCTAACCTATATCTGGTCCATGATGAGGATCTGTTGCGGCTAGTCAATGAGCTCAGAGCCGGCGGGGCTGAGGCTATAGCGGTCAACGACCAGCGTTTGGTAAGTAACTCAGAAATAAGGTGCGCGGGACCGACGATTTTGGTGAACACTACAAAAATTGCTCCTCCTTTTGTGATCAAGGCTATTGGCGATCCCCAACTGCTAGAAAGTTCCATACGAATGAAAGGCGGGTGGCTGGAAACATTGGAGACGTGGGGGATAAAGAGCCAGGTTAAGGTCATGCAAACCATAGAGATACCGGCCTACAAAGGTCCGCTCGATTTCCAGTATGCAGTACCCCAGACCAAATCATGA
- a CDS encoding small basic family protein, which produces MWVLILFCLLFGIFIGLQMPVFIPFLYAKYMSIAILAALDSVFGGIRAYMEDVFDNIVFVSGFFINILLAAGLAYLGDRLGVELYLAAVVAFGVRIFQNLAIIRRYLLKKW; this is translated from the coding sequence ATGTGGGTGTTGATACTGTTTTGCCTGTTGTTCGGGATATTTATAGGGCTACAGATGCCGGTTTTTATACCCTTTCTTTATGCAAAGTATATGTCTATTGCCATCTTAGCCGCCCTTGACTCTGTCTTCGGAGGCATAAGGGCTTACATGGAGGATGTTTTCGACAACATCGTTTTTGTGAGTGGATTTTTTATCAACATCCTGCTGGCCGCAGGGTTGGCGTACCTGGGGGATCGTTTGGGGGTAGAGCTGTATCTGGCAGCGGTTGTAGCATTTGGCGTAAGGATATTCCAGAATCTGGCTATTATTCGTCGATATCTCCTTAAAAAATGGTGA
- the nrdR gene encoding transcriptional regulator NrdR → MKCPYCREMESRVIESRYSDDGESIRRRRECSNCKRRFTTYERIEVTPLLVVKKGGNREQFSRDKLAAGILKACEKRPVTMEDIERVVGDIERELRDKYDREVTSMVIGEKVMDELRSLDKVAYVRFASVYREFADLDGFIQTIEQLQRGTSTEEER, encoded by the coding sequence ATGAAATGTCCGTATTGCCGAGAAATGGAGAGCCGGGTGATCGAATCTCGATATAGTGATGACGGAGAGAGCATACGAAGACGAAGGGAGTGTTCTAACTGCAAACGCCGCTTTACAACGTATGAGAGAATCGAGGTTACTCCACTTCTCGTCGTTAAGAAAGGCGGGAATCGGGAGCAGTTCAGCAGGGACAAGCTAGCAGCTGGAATATTAAAGGCGTGCGAGAAGAGACCGGTAACCATGGAAGATATAGAGAGGGTTGTAGGAGATATTGAAAGGGAACTGAGAGACAAGTACGACCGTGAAGTTACCAGTATGGTTATTGGCGAAAAAGTCATGGACGAGCTTAGAAGCCTCGATAAAGTGGCTTATGTCAGGTTTGCTTCGGTATATCGCGAGTTTGCAGATCTGGACGGGTTCATACAGACCATCGAGCAACTGCAGCGAGGAACGTCTACAGAGGAGGAAAGATAA
- the sigE gene encoding RNA polymerase sporulation sigma factor SigE — MRNLLGRLLGILRVWTAKVIARRLAGYVYYVGSTEILPPPLSSEEESTLLQRLEQGDNGVKSTLIEHNLRLVVYIAKKFENTGINIEDLVSIGTIGLIKAVNTFEPRKNIKLATYASRCIENEILMYLRRNLKTRAEVSLDEPLNVDWDGNELLLSDVLGTDGDMIYKTIEEEVEKKLLSQAILRLPPREKRIIQLRFGLEDGYEKTQKEVADILGISQSYISRLEKRILKRLRREIRKIE, encoded by the coding sequence ATGCGGAATTTGCTCGGCCGATTACTTGGTATCTTGAGAGTGTGGACGGCGAAGGTTATAGCGAGGAGACTTGCCGGGTACGTCTATTATGTAGGCAGCACCGAAATCTTGCCCCCACCTTTGAGCTCGGAAGAGGAAAGCACCCTGTTGCAGAGGTTAGAACAAGGTGATAACGGTGTCAAGAGTACTCTGATCGAACATAACCTGCGTTTGGTAGTTTACATAGCAAAAAAGTTTGAGAATACCGGTATAAATATCGAGGACCTGGTTTCTATAGGAACCATAGGCTTGATTAAGGCAGTGAATACTTTCGAACCCCGAAAGAACATCAAATTGGCCACTTATGCTTCCCGTTGTATAGAAAACGAGATTCTGATGTACCTGCGGCGCAACCTGAAGACCAGGGCTGAGGTTTCACTGGATGAACCGCTGAACGTGGACTGGGACGGAAACGAACTCTTGCTCTCAGACGTGCTGGGAACAGATGGTGATATGATATACAAGACCATAGAAGAGGAGGTTGAGAAGAAGCTCTTGTCTCAGGCCATACTCAGGCTCCCTCCCCGAGAAAAGAGAATTATCCAGTTGCGCTTTGGTTTAGAGGACGGTTACGAAAAGACCCAAAAAGAAGTGGCGGACATCTTGGGGATTTCGCAGTCATATATCTCTCGACTGGAAAAACGTATCTTAAAACGTCTTCGCCGCGAAATTCGAAAAATAGAGTAA
- the sigG gene encoding RNA polymerase sporulation sigma factor SigG produces the protein MLNKVEICGVNTSNLPVLKNERMRDLFLRVKQNDRQAREELIRGNLRLVLSVIQRFNHRGEYVDDLFQVGCIGLIKAIDNFDLEQNVRFSTYAVPMIIGEIRRYLRDNNPVRVSRSLRDVAYKALQVREQLLAEKSREPTIAEIADRLEVSQEEVVFALDAIQEPVSLFEPIYNDGGDPILVMDQISDDKTTDELWLEGISIREALKKLSEREKLILTLRFFEGKTQMEVAEEIGISQAQVSRLEKAALKHMKKYI, from the coding sequence TTGCTAAATAAGGTCGAGATCTGTGGTGTTAACACTTCTAATCTCCCCGTATTGAAAAACGAGCGCATGCGAGACCTGTTTTTACGGGTCAAGCAGAACGATCGCCAGGCCCGGGAGGAGCTGATTCGGGGCAATCTAAGGTTGGTTTTAAGCGTTATTCAAAGGTTTAACCACCGTGGCGAATATGTAGATGACCTTTTTCAGGTAGGCTGTATAGGTTTGATAAAAGCCATAGACAACTTCGATTTGGAACAGAACGTAAGATTTTCTACCTATGCCGTCCCCATGATCATAGGCGAGATTCGGAGGTATTTGAGGGATAATAACCCAGTTAGGGTATCACGGTCTTTAAGGGATGTAGCTTACAAAGCATTACAGGTGAGAGAACAACTGTTGGCGGAAAAGTCCAGAGAACCTACGATAGCGGAAATAGCAGATCGCTTGGAAGTTTCTCAAGAAGAAGTGGTTTTTGCTCTAGACGCTATTCAGGAACCGGTATCCCTTTTTGAACCTATATACAACGACGGGGGCGATCCTATTCTGGTCATGGACCAGATCAGCGATGACAAAACCACTGATGAGCTTTGGCTAGAGGGTATTTCGATTAGGGAAGCCTTGAAGAAATTATCCGAAAGGGAAAAGCTGATTTTAACCTTGCGGTTTTTCGAAGGGAAGACTCAAATGGAGGTAGCAGAGGAAATAGGCATTTCCCAGGCTCAAGTTTCGCGCCTCGAAAAAGCTGCTCTAAAACACATGAAAAAATATATCTAA
- a CDS encoding cell division protein FtsQ/DivIB translates to MSLRKLVVKRAMSISLFLFLALVAFYSLIHSSLFSVKEVAVTGNKVVMAGEIKALSGIVADTNIFQIDPARAEQAVKIHPLIKDAKVVRHLPNRIEIKVVERKPWAVVPAGETFWIIDDCGVFIDRTESIQTVSCPVITMEGIPPKISIGQRLNEDAIGAVRDIVNNLSELQLSQISEFHCRKDNQVYIYTLRGTEIRFGHTDRLSEKVRMIDQVLEMEQELSPGEALAYVDLRFKGQPVAKYR, encoded by the coding sequence ATGTCCCTTCGAAAATTGGTGGTAAAGAGAGCTATGAGCATCTCTTTGTTTTTGTTTTTGGCTTTAGTCGCCTTTTATTCCCTGATCCACAGCTCTCTTTTTTCGGTTAAGGAGGTGGCCGTTACAGGGAACAAGGTGGTGATGGCAGGGGAAATCAAGGCTTTATCAGGAATAGTAGCTGACACCAATATTTTTCAGATTGACCCGGCTCGAGCTGAGCAAGCGGTTAAGATACATCCCCTGATCAAAGACGCGAAAGTGGTCCGTCATCTTCCTAATCGCATAGAGATCAAGGTTGTGGAGCGCAAACCGTGGGCGGTCGTGCCCGCAGGCGAGACCTTTTGGATCATCGATGATTGTGGGGTATTTATCGACCGAACAGAATCGATTCAGACCGTGTCATGCCCAGTAATTACAATGGAAGGAATTCCCCCCAAAATCAGTATTGGACAAAGATTGAATGAAGATGCGATAGGTGCAGTTCGGGATATTGTAAATAACCTCTCTGAGCTTCAGCTAAGCCAGATATCTGAGTTTCACTGCAGGAAAGACAATCAGGTTTACATTTATACTCTTCGCGGTACGGAGATTCGATTTGGCCACACCGATCGGCTGTCGGAAAAGGTAAGGATGATAGATCAAGTGCTGGAGATGGAACAAGAGTTGAGCCCCGGTGAGGCCTTAGCTTACGTGGATCTTCGCTTTAAGGGACAGCCAGTCGCGAAGTACAGGTAG
- a CDS encoding sigma-E processing peptidase SpoIIGA has protein sequence MMVGRCVYADLTFLINVVMDFVILWSTAKLVGLPVNYRRLMTAAVFGGIYAVGYLFPELGPWYQLPVKGIASSLLVIFAFCPSNWKEFWRAFACFYGVSFAVAGAVMGSSYFIGSSLSGFQFSYAWLAVGILCAFTLGRAGEKYFLEKFIPRLVCLPVKVSFDQFVCKGDGFLDTGNNLCDPLTGRPVIVMEYSLLRSCLPEDVKQALDRVAKGEDFLRAMPGTVWANRLRLIPFTSIGKKHGLLPGLRCDNVVIDTGLRPIYQQNIVVGIHWDKLSPDNKFQMLLPSKILQ, from the coding sequence ATGATGGTGGGCAGGTGCGTATACGCCGACTTGACCTTTTTGATAAATGTCGTAATGGACTTTGTTATCTTGTGGAGTACGGCTAAACTGGTCGGTTTACCAGTGAACTACCGGCGGCTTATGACTGCTGCTGTTTTTGGGGGAATATATGCCGTAGGGTACCTCTTTCCCGAACTTGGCCCTTGGTACCAGTTACCAGTTAAGGGGATAGCATCTTCGTTGCTAGTGATTTTCGCTTTCTGCCCATCTAACTGGAAGGAGTTCTGGAGGGCCTTTGCCTGCTTCTATGGGGTCAGCTTTGCTGTTGCCGGGGCAGTCATGGGTTCGTCTTATTTTATTGGAAGCAGTTTATCGGGGTTCCAATTTTCGTACGCGTGGCTGGCGGTGGGGATTCTGTGTGCTTTTACCCTGGGAAGGGCAGGGGAGAAATATTTTCTGGAAAAGTTTATACCGCGTCTGGTGTGTCTCCCGGTGAAGGTATCTTTCGACCAATTTGTCTGTAAAGGAGATGGGTTCCTGGATACGGGCAACAACCTTTGTGACCCACTGACAGGCAGGCCGGTCATCGTAATGGAATACAGCCTGTTGCGTTCGTGCTTGCCCGAGGACGTGAAACAGGCCTTGGACCGAGTGGCTAAGGGCGAGGACTTTTTGCGGGCTATGCCGGGAACTGTTTGGGCTAACCGATTACGGCTTATACCATTCACTTCTATCGGCAAGAAGCACGGGCTATTGCCGGGGCTGCGTTGTGATAACGTGGTGATAGATACCGGTTTGCGGCCTATTTACCAGCAGAACATTGTGGTAGGAATACACTGGGACAAGTTAAGCCCGGACAACAAATTTCAGATGCTCCTTCCATCCAAAATCCTGCAATAG
- a CDS encoding YlmC/YmxH family sporulation protein gives MVKISELRTREVINVLDGKKLGCIIDIDLDIEKGRVTAIVLPGPSRWLGFFSRRENVVVPWEKISKIGRDVILVELGDHLLS, from the coding sequence TTGGTCAAGATATCAGAACTCAGAACCCGTGAGGTGATTAACGTTTTAGACGGGAAAAAGCTGGGCTGTATCATAGACATCGACCTTGACATTGAGAAAGGCAGGGTAACGGCTATCGTTTTACCTGGCCCCAGCAGGTGGTTGGGCTTTTTTTCCCGTAGAGAAAACGTGGTTGTTCCTTGGGAAAAAATAAGCAAAATAGGGCGAGATGTTATTCTGGTCGAGCTGGGAGATCATCTTCTTTCTTGA
- the nrdD gene encoding anaerobic ribonucleoside-triphosphate reductase, whose protein sequence is MFTKIKKRDGREVPFDPSKITEAIFKAAQAVGGEDRQKSLELTLEVMRVLGQKYQGEVFTVEDVQDIVEKVLIEHGHAKTAKAYILYRDQRTRYREAKSDLMDVVEEILKETSRENANVGNSPSAKMLQIASAASKQYYLNRVLPPEFSQAHREGDIHIHDLDFYKKTLNCLQLPLGDILAAGFNNGHGYIRPPKRPASATALAAIILQSSQNDMYGGQSFPFFDRDMAPFVENASEEETYQAMEALVYNLNSMHSRAGSQVPFSSINLGCDTTEAGRKVTRNLLLAYEAGLGRGENPIFPNVIFRVREGVNLNPQDPNYDLFLLALRVAATRMNPTFSFMDSSFNDQYGNNVAYMGCRTRVIANRHGPSITERRGNIAFTTINLPRLAIKAKGLIGEFYRQLEKMLELACEQLYHRYRVLSELKVKDLPFVMGQHLYLGSEDLKDDDVIEPAVKHGTLSVGFIGLAEALILLNGKHHGESDDSQAMGISIVQYMRRMIDKACDEYDLNYTLLATPAEGLSGRFVSIDREQYGEIPGVTDKEYYTNSFHIPVNHDISIFEKISKEGPYHKYTNAGHISYIEFPSPPVHNLDAIETVIKHMRACDMGYVGINFPIDFCESCYYRGVIPGDACPNCGGQEIKRVRRITGYLSTVDRFNDAKVAELRDRKSHRF, encoded by the coding sequence GTGTTTACCAAAATCAAGAAGAGAGACGGGAGAGAGGTTCCTTTTGATCCTTCAAAGATAACGGAGGCCATATTCAAAGCAGCTCAGGCTGTAGGTGGGGAAGACAGACAAAAATCTTTGGAACTTACTTTAGAAGTAATGCGGGTTTTGGGACAAAAGTATCAAGGAGAAGTGTTCACAGTAGAGGACGTTCAAGATATTGTTGAGAAAGTCCTTATCGAACACGGGCATGCCAAGACAGCCAAAGCCTACATTCTGTATCGGGATCAGCGCACTCGGTACCGGGAAGCCAAGTCGGATCTCATGGACGTGGTCGAAGAAATCCTCAAGGAAACCAGCCGCGAAAATGCCAATGTAGGTAACAGTCCGAGTGCCAAGATGCTGCAGATAGCCAGTGCGGCCAGCAAGCAATACTACCTCAACCGGGTATTGCCTCCGGAATTCTCCCAGGCGCACCGGGAAGGTGATATACACATCCATGATCTTGATTTCTACAAGAAGACCTTGAATTGTTTGCAGCTGCCTTTAGGAGACATACTTGCTGCGGGGTTTAACAATGGGCATGGCTACATCAGGCCCCCCAAACGTCCGGCATCGGCAACGGCCTTAGCGGCGATTATCCTACAGAGTTCGCAGAACGACATGTATGGAGGTCAATCGTTTCCCTTTTTTGACCGGGATATGGCTCCGTTTGTAGAAAATGCCAGTGAAGAAGAGACATACCAGGCCATGGAGGCTTTGGTATATAACTTGAACAGCATGCACTCCCGGGCGGGATCTCAGGTGCCTTTTTCTTCGATTAATCTAGGTTGTGATACCACGGAAGCAGGGAGGAAGGTAACCCGTAATCTCCTGTTAGCTTATGAGGCAGGACTGGGGCGGGGGGAAAACCCGATATTTCCCAATGTGATTTTTAGGGTGAGGGAAGGAGTCAATCTCAATCCCCAAGACCCGAATTATGACCTGTTTTTGCTGGCTTTGAGAGTGGCTGCCACGCGCATGAACCCGACTTTCAGTTTCATGGATTCGTCTTTTAACGACCAGTACGGCAATAACGTAGCTTACATGGGATGCCGTACTCGGGTTATTGCCAATCGCCATGGCCCCTCTATCACAGAAAGGAGGGGAAACATCGCTTTTACCACTATTAACCTGCCCCGCCTAGCGATAAAGGCCAAGGGCTTGATAGGAGAGTTCTATCGGCAACTGGAAAAGATGCTGGAACTGGCTTGCGAGCAGCTATATCACCGTTACCGAGTGTTATCAGAGCTTAAAGTAAAAGACCTGCCTTTTGTGATGGGACAACATCTTTATCTAGGTTCCGAGGATTTGAAAGATGATGACGTTATCGAGCCTGCCGTAAAGCACGGTACTCTTTCGGTTGGGTTCATTGGCCTGGCTGAAGCTTTGATATTATTGAACGGCAAGCATCACGGTGAGTCCGATGACTCGCAGGCGATGGGCATATCTATCGTCCAGTACATGCGAAGGATGATTGACAAAGCTTGTGACGAGTATGATTTAAATTATACTCTGCTCGCTACTCCGGCTGAGGGGCTTTCGGGAAGGTTTGTCAGCATTGACCGGGAACAGTACGGAGAAATACCTGGAGTAACTGATAAGGAATACTATACTAATTCGTTCCACATACCTGTAAACCACGATATCAGTATTTTCGAGAAGATAAGCAAGGAAGGACCGTATCACAAATACACCAATGCCGGGCACATAAGTTATATAGAGTTTCCTTCGCCTCCGGTCCACAACCTCGATGCTATTGAGACCGTAATCAAGCACATGCGGGCTTGCGACATGGGGTACGTAGGTATAAACTTCCCCATCGATTTCTGTGAGAGCTGTTATTACCGCGGAGTTATCCCAGGCGACGCCTGTCCTAACTGTGGGGGTCAAGAGATCAAGAGGGTTCGCCGGATCACGGGGTACTTGTCGACGGTCGACCGTTTCAACGATGCTAAGGTTGCCGAACTAAGGGATCGCAAAAGCCACCGGTTCTAG
- the ftsA gene encoding cell division protein FtsA produces the protein MAKKSYRKILVGLDVGTTKVAGAAGQVSYDGAVDVLGICEVPSFGLRRGNVIDIDSTSRAIDRCLNDLERMCGINIASARVGFSGANIATIPNRAVVAVGHPGNEIVQEDVERVVHAAKMIAIPPDRSIIHLLPRQFIVDGYEGVTDAVGMAGSRLEVEAVLVTAATTAVQNLMKAVGRAGLKVKELTLNTLLAAESVLSPAEKEMGVVLVDIGGGTMDISIYEQGGLVFSSIIPVGGEHITRDLAVGLRTNLEEANRIKEQHGCSSVDAAREDVIIEVSNINGQASRQVSEKFVASIIQPRIEEMLEIVQGELFRAGVIGVPPGGIVLTGGTSNLRGITRSVEEYLHIPARVGLPENTRFINGEFKQGQYAAVLGALLYDLKNSASDVNLDEELLLGSWLGRVILWFKDLFR, from the coding sequence ATGGCTAAGAAATCCTACCGGAAGATATTAGTCGGATTGGATGTGGGCACTACCAAAGTAGCCGGGGCCGCCGGCCAGGTTTCTTATGACGGGGCTGTTGATGTTTTAGGGATATGCGAGGTTCCTTCGTTTGGTTTGCGCAGGGGGAATGTTATAGACATAGACAGCACATCGAGGGCTATAGACCGTTGCCTCAATGATCTGGAAAGGATGTGTGGCATAAATATCGCCAGTGCACGCGTGGGGTTTTCTGGAGCCAATATTGCTACAATTCCTAACCGGGCGGTAGTGGCTGTAGGTCATCCTGGCAACGAGATTGTGCAGGAAGACGTTGAACGCGTGGTTCATGCTGCTAAGATGATTGCTATTCCGCCTGATCGTTCAATAATTCATTTGTTACCGCGACAATTCATTGTTGACGGTTACGAGGGTGTAACGGATGCGGTGGGTATGGCCGGGAGCAGGCTGGAGGTAGAAGCTGTTCTGGTGACGGCAGCGACCACCGCAGTCCAGAACCTTATGAAAGCCGTGGGACGCGCCGGTTTGAAGGTAAAAGAACTGACCCTGAACACGCTCTTGGCAGCCGAGTCAGTTCTTTCCCCCGCAGAGAAGGAAATGGGCGTTGTCTTGGTGGATATCGGCGGGGGTACCATGGATATTTCGATCTACGAACAAGGAGGATTGGTTTTCAGCTCGATCATCCCGGTGGGAGGAGAGCATATAACCAGGGATCTGGCAGTTGGATTGAGGACTAATCTCGAGGAAGCGAACCGTATTAAGGAACAGCACGGATGCAGCAGTGTGGATGCAGCAAGAGAAGACGTAATAATAGAGGTATCTAATATTAACGGGCAAGCAAGTCGACAGGTATCAGAGAAGTTTGTTGCTTCCATAATTCAGCCAAGGATAGAAGAGATGTTGGAGATAGTACAGGGGGAACTATTCCGCGCAGGGGTAATAGGGGTTCCTCCTGGAGGAATAGTTTTAACTGGGGGAACTTCTAATCTAAGAGGAATTACTAGGTCGGTCGAAGAATACTTACATATCCCAGCTAGGGTTGGTTTGCCAGAAAACACGAGATTTATCAACGGAGAGTTTAAGCAGGGACAATATGCTGCTGTTTTAGGTGCTCTGTTGTATGATTTGAAGAATTCTGCTTCTGACGTAAACCTGGATGAGGAGTTGTTGTTGGGAAGCTGGCTGGGTAGAGTTATTCTGTGGTTCAAAGATCTGTTCAGATAG
- the ftsZ gene encoding cell division protein FtsZ, with amino-acid sequence MLELDVEIQQYADIKVIGIGGGGNNAINRMIEAGLKGVEFIAINTDAQALYLSKAEKKIQIGEKLTKGLGAGANPEIGKKAAEESADEIKKALQGADMVFVTAGMGGGTGTGGAPVVAQLAKEAGALTVGVVTRPFQFEGRKRGGQAEKGIAELKSKVDSLITIPNDRLLQVIDKHTSINEAFRIADDILRQGVQGISDLIAVPGLINCDFADVKTIMMETGSALMGIGIARGENRAAEAARAAISSPLLETSIEGAKGVLFNITGDSNLTLFEVNEAAEIIAQAADPEANIIFGAVVDDSLQDEVRVTVIATGFDTERNVNRGAIGGYEHPRSFGTPPDLDIPTFLRRKG; translated from the coding sequence GTGCTGGAATTGGATGTGGAGATTCAACAATACGCCGATATCAAAGTTATCGGGATCGGCGGGGGAGGCAACAACGCTATAAACAGAATGATCGAAGCCGGGCTGAAAGGGGTTGAGTTCATTGCGATAAACACCGATGCCCAGGCTTTATACCTGTCCAAGGCGGAAAAGAAGATTCAAATTGGAGAGAAGTTGACCAAGGGATTAGGAGCAGGAGCGAACCCTGAGATAGGCAAAAAAGCAGCAGAAGAAAGCGCCGACGAAATCAAGAAGGCTTTGCAGGGGGCAGACATGGTGTTTGTAACCGCAGGAATGGGTGGAGGTACTGGCACCGGAGGGGCTCCAGTCGTGGCTCAGCTGGCCAAGGAAGCAGGAGCCTTAACTGTAGGGGTAGTAACCAGGCCGTTTCAGTTCGAAGGACGCAAGCGGGGCGGGCAAGCAGAAAAGGGCATTGCAGAGTTGAAAAGCAAGGTAGACAGTCTCATAACTATACCAAATGATCGCCTTCTCCAGGTTATCGATAAACATACTTCTATCAATGAAGCTTTCAGGATTGCCGACGATATTTTACGGCAAGGGGTTCAGGGCATATCCGACCTGATTGCGGTTCCTGGTCTCATCAACTGTGATTTTGCAGATGTCAAGACCATCATGATGGAAACCGGTTCGGCCCTAATGGGAATTGGTATTGCCAGGGGAGAGAACCGGGCAGCGGAGGCAGCCAGGGCAGCCATATCTAGCCCTTTATTAGAAACATCGATTGAAGGGGCAAAAGGGGTTCTTTTCAACATCACCGGGGATTCGAACTTGACGCTGTTCGAAGTCAACGAGGCAGCGGAAATCATAGCTCAAGCGGCCGACCCGGAAGCCAACATAATTTTTGGAGCGGTAGTGGATGACAGCCTCCAGGATGAAGTAAGGGTGACGGTTATAGCCACGGGTTTTGATACGGAACGGAACGTGAACAGAGGGGCTATCGGGGGATACGAACATCCAAGATCCTTTGGCACTCCTCCGGATCTCGACATTCCGACCTTCCTGCGGCGAAAAGGTTAG
- the nrdG gene encoding anaerobic ribonucleoside-triphosphate reductase activating protein, whose amino-acid sequence MIRYAAVVDNSVVDGTGIRITVFLQGCVRGCEGCHNPDLQPLEGGEVVSEEALAQLVLNKLSPLHRGVTFSGGEPLLQAQALEKVISILKREKPDIDVWMYTGFTFEEIQEIPVLRMIDVVVDGPFVLAQRDLSLAFRGSRNQRIIDVPASLAKSEVVELKLD is encoded by the coding sequence GTGATCAGATACGCGGCAGTGGTGGACAATTCGGTCGTAGACGGAACCGGCATAAGGATAACGGTTTTCTTGCAGGGGTGTGTACGTGGCTGCGAGGGTTGCCACAACCCGGATCTACAGCCTTTGGAAGGAGGAGAAGTAGTGTCAGAGGAGGCTTTGGCCCAACTGGTGCTGAACAAGCTAAGCCCGCTTCACCGGGGTGTTACTTTTAGCGGGGGAGAACCTTTGCTGCAAGCGCAGGCGTTGGAGAAGGTAATCTCGATATTGAAGCGAGAAAAACCTGACATTGATGTATGGATGTATACCGGTTTCACATTTGAAGAGATACAGGAAATACCTGTTTTAAGAATGATAGACGTTGTAGTTGACGGTCCTTTTGTGTTGGCACAGCGAGATTTGTCTTTGGCGTTCCGGGGCTCGAGGAATCAGAGGATTATAGATGTACCTGCGTCTCTAGCTAAAAGTGAAGTCGTTGAGTTGAAGCTCGACTGA